One Myxococcales bacterium DNA window includes the following coding sequences:
- a CDS encoding CoA transferase, with protein sequence MNGPLSGLRVLDLSQFLSGPRAGQIFSMLGAEVVKVESPAGDTMRLLLTLTQSHRAMHAMHQGKRGLVIDFQHPKGAGLLLELAARADVLIENFAPGVMDKWGLGYQRLQAANPRLIQATIRGFGMTGPQADRTAFDLIAQATGGILFANHQPDRPPGAFFGDLCAGAFAAIGVLVALHERERTGRGKAIDVSMQDVMYFHNFWAFCERATEPDRERIRGLLGGNMQSLLSDPENPMPFWNSYRTADGYAVVVALTDKQWRSLMAVIGRPELGDDPRFAGFVERINNASAGIEAVASWAAERTTAELVAALSARKIPCGAVNDYDAVNNDPQLHARGMLAAAEHPRYGQLDLPGFPVRFAGEPAPPVEPGPEMGEHTAAVLTDWLGLDEAEIDRLRKDRVVV encoded by the coding sequence ATGAACGGTCCGCTGAGCGGTTTGCGCGTGCTCGATCTCAGTCAATTTCTGTCCGGGCCGCGCGCCGGGCAGATCTTCTCGATGCTGGGCGCGGAGGTCGTGAAGGTCGAGTCGCCGGCCGGCGATACGATGCGCCTCCTGTTGACCCTGACACAATCGCACCGGGCCATGCATGCGATGCACCAGGGAAAACGCGGCCTGGTCATCGATTTTCAGCATCCCAAGGGCGCCGGATTGCTGCTCGAACTGGCCGCGCGCGCCGACGTGCTGATCGAAAATTTCGCCCCGGGCGTCATGGACAAATGGGGCCTCGGTTATCAACGCCTGCAGGCGGCCAATCCGCGGCTGATCCAGGCGACGATCCGCGGTTTCGGCATGACCGGCCCGCAGGCCGACCGGACGGCTTTCGACCTGATCGCCCAGGCGACCGGCGGCATCCTGTTCGCCAACCACCAGCCGGACCGGCCGCCCGGCGCGTTTTTCGGCGATTTGTGCGCCGGGGCGTTCGCGGCGATCGGCGTGCTGGTAGCCTTGCACGAGCGCGAACGGACCGGCCGCGGCAAGGCGATCGACGTTTCCATGCAGGACGTGATGTATTTTCACAATTTCTGGGCCTTCTGCGAGCGCGCCACCGAACCGGACCGCGAGCGCATCCGCGGCCTGCTCGGCGGGAACATGCAAAGTCTGCTGTCGGATCCCGAAAACCCGATGCCCTTCTGGAACAGTTACCGCACCGCCGACGGTTACGCGGTCGTCGTCGCGCTGACCGATAAGCAATGGCGCTCGCTGATGGCGGTGATCGGCCGGCCCGAGCTGGGTGACGATCCGCGGTTCGCCGGATTCGTCGAGCGGATCAATAACGCCTCGGCGGGCATCGAGGCGGTCGCCTCGTGGGCCGCCGAGCGAACGACGGCGGAACTGGTGGCGGCGCTTTCGGCCCGGAAGATTCCGTGCGGCGCGGTCAACGATTACGACGCGGTGAACAACGATCCGCAATTGCACGCGCGCGGCATGCTGGCCGCCGCCGAACATCCGCGGTACGGCCAGTTGGATTTGCCCGGTTTTCCGGTGCGGTTCGCCGGCGAGCCCGCGCCGCCGGTGGAGCCCGGTCCGGAAATGGGGGAGCATACCGCCGCCGTTCTAACCGACTGGCTCGGCCTGGACGAGGCGGA